The following proteins are co-located in the Pyricularia oryzae 70-15 chromosome 1, whole genome shotgun sequence genome:
- a CDS encoding FAD-linked sulfhydryl oxidase ALR has protein sequence MARRQHLTLMVALSIVTFLSLTYMFSGNGPRTDRLPLAFQKPSAPSDPATLAPEKAPSDASDASKADLGAISQDILKGGSIAPKLENATAKAELGRASWRLFHTMMARFPEKPSADDSLALKTYIQLFARLYPCGDCASHFQQLLKKYPPQVSSRNAAAGWACFVHNQVNQRLKKPEFDCVKIGDFYDCGCGDDKKKKEGDAGGDEKALQVQEKKKE, from the exons ATGGCGAGGAGACAACATTTGACCTTGATGGTCGCCCTGTCGATTGTCACGTTTCTGAGTCTCACCTACATGTTCTCCGGCAATGGCCCTCGTACCGACCGCCTGCCACTCGCATTTCAAAAGCCCTCGGCTCCTTCAGATCCGGCAACTCTTGCACCAGAAAAGGCGCCAAGCGACGCGTCCGATGCCAGCAAAGCCGACTTGGGCGCGATATCACAAGATATTTTGAAAGGAGGATCGATAGCTCCAAAGCTCGAAAACGCAACAGCAAA AGCCGAACTCGGCCGCGCTTCGTGGCGACTCTTCCACACGATGATGGCCCGCTTCCCCGAGAAGCCGTCGGCGGACGACAGCCTCGCGCTCAAGACGTACATCCAGCTCTTTGCGCGCCTGTACCCCTGCGGCGACTGCGCGTCGCACTTCCAGCAGCTCCTCAAAAAGTACCCGCCGCAGGTCTCGTCGAggaacgccgccgccgggtgGGCCTGCTTCGTGCACAACCAGGTCAACCAGAGGCTCAAGAAGCCCGAGTTCGACTGCGTCAAGATTGGCGACTTTTACGACTGCGGGTGCGGagacgacaagaagaagaaggagggcGATGCGGGGGGAGACGAGAAAGCTCTCCAGGtgcaagagaagaaaaaggaatgA
- a CDS encoding proteasome component PRE3, which produces MEFGNSGMLNEDGVHIDMDRLKKGEVNLGTSIMAVTFKDGVILGADSRTTTGAYIANRVTDKLTRVSDTIWCCRSGSAADTQAVADIVQYQLGLFHMTNGKPPTTQTAAAIFQEICYSNKDRLSAGLIIAGWDERHGGQVYSIPLGGSLHKQAYAIGGSGSTYIYGYCDANWREGMEEADAVQFVKGALAEAIKWDGSSGGVIRMVVLTAKGADRHLYLPDEGYTVKH; this is translated from the exons ATGGAGTTTGGCAACTCAGGGATGCTCAACGAAG ATGGTGTCCATATCGATATGGACAGGCTGAAGAAGGGAGAGGTCAA CCTAGGAACTTCGAT TATGGCTGTCACATTCAAGGATGGTGTCATTCTGG GAGCCGATTCACGCACAACCACCGGCGCATACATCGCAAATCGAGTCACAGACAAGCTCACGAGGGTGTCTGACACCATTTGGTGCTGTCGATCCGGGTCGGCTGCCGACACGCAGGCCGTCGCCGACATTGTCCAATACCAACTGGGGCTGTTCCACATGACGAACGGCAAGCCCCCAACAACGCAGACCGCCGCGGCCATCTTCCAAGAGATCTGTTACTCAAACAAGGACCGGCTGTC AGCAGGTCTTATCATCGCAGGCTGGGACGAGCGACACGGCGGCCAAGTCTACTCGATCCCGCTCGGCGGCTCCCTACACAAGCAGGCATATGCGATTGGCGGCTCGGGCTCAACCTACATCTACGGATACTGTGACGCGAACTGGCGGGAGGGTATGGAGGAGGCTGACGCCGTTCAGTTCGTCAAGGGTGCATTGGCAGAGGCCATCAAGTGGGATGGCAGCTCCGGCGGTGTTATCCGCATGGTCGTGTTGACGGCCAAGGGTGCCGACAGGCATCTGTACCTCCCTGACGAGGGCTACACTGTCAAGCACTAG